From the genome of Pieris brassicae chromosome Z, ilPieBrab1.1, whole genome shotgun sequence:
TTGCGACAATACCAACAcgacagaaaataaaatattagttaaaatgTATCGTACGTCAATTATgttcaacatatttttttaattcaggaATTAAACGCATTTAAATgcgataaaatgtattaaggattatattttctcatatttacatattatttccCGTTATAAGGTAGGAGTAGTAAAAACTTGATACGTAGTTCAGAAAGTGGAAGCACTCAGGAAACCCGAAACCTTGTGTTCGAGAATAAAAAGCGTAGATGTAATAGACcaactttattaactttatttaaccatatACACAGATTGTTCAAATGAATCTTAATGTGAAATTAAGAAATACCTGAAAAGTGtactttctttaattatatgtaagcAAGGTATATATACCGGCAAACATaatgaacaaatgtccttgcctgcgcagaagcgatatTTAGGCATCACTGGGCGGTTGGTTCTGCGAGGTGGCAGAAGAGCGACATGTCGATCgggtgattggtaaatcagttgacgtttgtgtcccgcgctgtgtacgatgcgcaaactttcccccactcccttgtttaatgctcaaaaagtttgccggtatctgtatacAAGAGTACCTATAGGTACTAgtctaacaaaattataaatgttaatttgcCTTTAAATAAGCCTTTCTATTTGAATACATAGTAAACAAAATTAGAGAGTTAAGAAAATGGATAGCAagcactttaaaaaatacaagtacTAAATTAAACGCATGATAACAGAGGTCCGAAAcacgaaaaaaatatcagagaTTTAATATCTTTGGAACTCGCAAAAACATACCTCATTAGAACTTTTGATTTACAAgtaaaaaatagattaaactaaaggtgtaaataataacataaggGGCAGTTGTTTCAAGCTTAatcgttaaaataaaagaaaattttgtaCTTTAGAAACGAACAAACTTGGGCCAAGACTGCCTAAATGTTTAAATCACTCAAATCGTCATCGTCGTCTTCATCGTCATATGTTCTATCGTTACATGTCAGTAGGCCATTATATTTGCACATGCCTAGTACAAGAACGGCAAACCCAACAATGTGTAACGAATAAAACTCTTGCCATTTCACAGAAACCGACACGATCCAAATCACAATTGTTctgaaaatacaatttatattttatatctaagatattttttaaaaatgtaatgataataggttcgatcccaccaatgtactttgtgtctatgtgcgcatttaatattcgctcgagcAGCGAAGGAAGACACCGAAAGGATCGGCtggccttagacccaaaaagtcgacggcgtgtgtaaagcacaggaggctgatcataattacctattagattaagaaaagatcatgaaacaaatacagaaatctgaggcccaggtaGTATggccactgattttttaattttatttaattgtagaaTGATCagtgtatgtattattatgtagttcTATCGCTTACGTTGTAACTACTGTACTGTTACCTAATCGAATCTAAAACCATGCGGTGAGTGGCCGAACGTTTCTTGGTAATACTGATCCCAGCAAATGAGAACAATGCTACAGATATAACCGAGCCCAGTACAGCACATAGCAACAAATGATTATTACctgcaataatataaattttcagtagattattcaaatatgcgtcatttaataaataatacgctttgatatttaaaaattaaaaacgtcgTTAttaagtcatatttttttataaatacaaagcaatgacgttttttaataaacataccaATTTGAACCAGTCCATCAATGGCGTCTCCAATAGTTCCATTGGGCCCATGGCCCAAGAGATGTGGGGCTGGCacccaataaaaaataaatagtaggATTGACAACATAAAGAAACCAAAAATGCCTTCCCAGCCCACTGCTTGCAGTGGTGGTATGTCCAAATCTGTGTACAGAATAAAAGTTGGACATCGTCGACccatagatatatatatatattttttttgtaattatatagctttgaaacattaaaacatttctaagAAATGTATACGTTTCTTGTCCGTACCGGAAAGAAATTTTTCTTCATAAACCATCTGACATGCTGCGATCACTTGGCTAATTATAATAAGCATATCTCCAGTTAGCAAACTGTTCTGCCCCTTGTGGTCTTTGGACGAAGCAAAAATAACATCTGTCACTCCAACTATCATAAAACCAACCATTACATGTGctgaaaatttcaaaaaatttaaatatagagaTAGAACAAATTACGTAATATGTGACATTATAAGTATTACTc
Proteins encoded in this window:
- the LOC123718598 gene encoding solute carrier family 35 member F6; translation: MAFCQYQLLLAVLLVGTGSLNTLCTNCANQMMSKGSDGVERLFDHPFLQAAAMFGGEALCLLAFKVVYVLSRNSELNVLTKGNRNFNRIILLPAAMFDLFSTAVMYIGLTYTYPRSLLMFRGSVVLFVGVLSTVFLHKHILLKEWHGMAHVMVGFMIVGVTDVIFASSKDHKGQNSLLTGDMLIIISQVIAACQMVYEEKFLSDLDIPPLQAVGWEGIFGFFMLSILLFIFYWVPAPHLLGHGPNGTIGDAIDGLVQIGNNHLLLCAVLGSVISVALFSFAGISITKKRSATHRMVLDSIRTIVIWIVSVSVKWQEFYSLHIVGFAVLVLGMCKYNGLLTCNDRTYDDEDDDDDLSDLNI